From a single Pseudobutyrivibrio xylanivorans genomic region:
- the atpH gene encoding ATP synthase F1 subunit delta, with product MAKLVSNVYGDALFELAVETGKVDDFLQEAEGVIEVVKTNDGFSQMMNHPKINKEEKLQIIDEIFKGRVSGEMVGLLRMLEEKDHIKDIEDVLKYFIERVYDYKKIGRAFISTPFELTDAQKNDVEKRLLETTAYSSFVMDYTVDPELIGGMVIRIKDRVVDSSIKTQISKLSHELSNIQLKVGECAP from the coding sequence ATGGCTAAATTAGTCTCAAACGTATATGGTGATGCGTTGTTTGAGCTAGCCGTGGAAACAGGAAAGGTCGACGACTTCTTACAGGAAGCCGAGGGCGTAATAGAAGTTGTAAAAACAAACGACGGCTTTTCTCAAATGATGAATCATCCTAAGATCAATAAAGAAGAAAAGCTTCAGATTATCGACGAGATTTTCAAGGGCAGAGTAAGTGGTGAAATGGTTGGTCTACTTAGAATGCTTGAGGAGAAGGACCACATTAAAGATATAGAGGACGTATTAAAATACTTCATCGAAAGAGTATACGATTATAAGAAAATCGGACGTGCCTTTATTTCAACACCATTTGAGCTTACCGATGCTCAGAAAAATGATGTCGAGAAGCGTTTATTAGAAACTACCGCTTATAGTTCATTTGTTATGGATTATACAGTAGACCCTGAGTTAATCGGGGGCATGGTAATTCGCATTAAGGATAGAGTCGTTGATAGTTCTATCAAGACTCAAATTAGTAAATTGTCACACGAGTTATCAAATATTCAATTGAAAGTAGGTGAATGCGCTCCATGA
- the atpG gene encoding ATP synthase F1 subunit gamma, producing MASMRDIKRRKQSVSSTQQITKAMKLVSTVKLQKARAKAEQTTPYFNAMYNTICSMLAKAGSVNNKYLRDNGSEKIGVIVITSNRGLAGGYNSNIVKMITGSDLKAEDVKLYVVGHKGGDSLAHKGYEVAKDYSPVMEAPTYADAMNICKDVLTAYASGEIGQIYLVYTHFKNTVSQIPKLMKLLPAEIAEEDVEAAKSSAAEALMNFEPNEEEALDLIVPKYVTSLVYGALVEAIASENGARMQAMDSATNNAEEIISDLSLKYNRARQGSITQELTEIIAGAEALS from the coding sequence ATGGCCTCAATGAGAGACATAAAAAGAAGAAAACAGAGTGTAAGTAGCACTCAGCAGATCACTAAGGCCATGAAGCTTGTTTCTACGGTAAAGCTCCAAAAGGCTCGTGCTAAAGCAGAGCAGACTACACCGTATTTTAATGCAATGTACAATACGATTTGTAGTATGCTCGCAAAGGCTGGTTCAGTAAACAATAAGTATCTTAGGGACAATGGCTCGGAAAAGATTGGTGTTATCGTCATCACATCCAACCGTGGTCTTGCAGGTGGATACAATTCAAATATTGTAAAGATGATTACTGGCTCAGACTTAAAGGCCGAGGATGTTAAGCTTTACGTAGTAGGTCACAAGGGCGGTGATAGCCTTGCCCACAAGGGATATGAGGTGGCTAAGGACTATTCTCCAGTAATGGAGGCACCAACCTATGCAGATGCCATGAACATTTGTAAAGATGTTCTTACGGCTTATGCAAGTGGGGAAATTGGACAGATTTATCTTGTTTATACTCACTTCAAAAACACAGTTAGCCAGATTCCAAAGCTTATGAAGCTACTTCCAGCAGAGATTGCAGAGGAGGATGTTGAGGCAGCTAAGTCTTCAGCGGCTGAAGCTCTTATGAACTTCGAGCCGAACGAAGAGGAGGCACTTGATCTTATCGTTCCTAAGTATGTAACCTCACTTGTGTACGGTGCATTGGTTGAAGCTATTGCTTCAGAAAATGGCGCTAGAATGCAAGCCATGGATTCAGCCACAAATAATGCTGAGGAAATCATTAGTGATCTATCATTAAAATACAATCGTGCCCGCCAGGGATCAATTACTCAGGAGTTGACCGAGATTATCGCTGGTGCAGAAGCACTTTCGTAA
- the atpA gene encoding F0F1 ATP synthase subunit alpha, whose product MNLKPEEISSVIKEQMKRYAAQLDVADVGTVIQVADGIARIHGLQNAMQGELLEFPGEVYGMVLNLEEDNVGCVLLGNDKNINEGDQVKTTGRVVEVPVGDAMLGRVVNALGQPIDGKGPIDSSKFRPIERVASGVISRKSVDTPLQTGIKAIDSMIPIGRGQRELIIGDRQTGKTAIAIDTIINQKGQGVKCIYVAIGQKASTVAALVKTLEEYGAMAWTTVVAATASELAPLQYIAPYSGCAIGEEWMENGQDVLIIYDDLSKHATAYRTLSLLLRRPPGREAYPGDVFYLHSRLLERAARLSDKLGGGSLTALPIIETQAGDVSAYIPTNVISITDGQIYLETEAFNAGFRPAVNAGLSVSRVGGSAQIKAMKKIAAPIRVELAQYRELAAFAQFGSELDADTAEKLAQGERIKEMLKQPQYAPMPVEYQIMIIYAATKKYLLDIPTADIQAFEKALFDLVDTKYPEVPEAIRSTKVLEDDMEKKLISAIEECKKTYNK is encoded by the coding sequence ATGAATTTAAAACCAGAAGAGATTAGCTCGGTTATTAAAGAGCAAATGAAACGCTATGCAGCGCAGCTTGACGTGGCAGATGTAGGAACTGTTATTCAGGTTGCCGATGGAATCGCACGTATTCACGGATTACAAAACGCTATGCAGGGTGAGCTTTTAGAGTTCCCTGGCGAAGTTTACGGCATGGTCTTAAACCTTGAGGAAGACAATGTTGGTTGTGTTCTTTTAGGAAACGATAAGAATATCAACGAGGGCGATCAGGTTAAAACAACAGGTCGTGTTGTTGAGGTTCCAGTTGGAGACGCAATGCTTGGACGTGTAGTTAATGCATTGGGACAGCCTATCGATGGAAAAGGACCTATTGATTCTTCAAAATTCCGTCCTATCGAGCGTGTTGCATCAGGCGTTATCTCTCGTAAATCCGTAGATACTCCGCTGCAGACAGGTATTAAAGCTATCGACTCCATGATTCCTATTGGACGTGGACAGCGTGAGCTTATTATCGGTGATAGACAGACTGGTAAGACTGCTATTGCTATTGATACAATCATCAATCAGAAGGGGCAGGGCGTAAAGTGTATTTACGTTGCGATTGGCCAGAAGGCATCAACAGTTGCAGCCCTTGTTAAGACTTTGGAAGAATATGGTGCTATGGCTTGGACAACAGTAGTTGCAGCTACAGCATCAGAGCTTGCACCACTTCAGTATATCGCTCCTTATTCAGGATGCGCTATCGGTGAGGAGTGGATGGAGAATGGACAGGATGTACTTATCATCTATGATGATTTAAGTAAGCACGCTACTGCTTATCGTACACTTTCATTACTTCTTCGTCGTCCACCAGGACGTGAGGCTTATCCAGGTGATGTATTCTACCTCCACTCAAGACTACTTGAGCGTGCAGCTAGACTTTCTGATAAGTTGGGCGGAGGCTCACTTACAGCATTACCTATCATCGAGACACAGGCAGGAGATGTATCTGCATACATCCCTACAAACGTTATCTCAATTACTGATGGTCAGATTTATCTTGAGACAGAAGCATTTAATGCAGGTTTCAGACCAGCCGTAAACGCAGGTCTTTCAGTATCCCGTGTAGGTGGTTCTGCTCAGATTAAGGCTATGAAGAAAATTGCAGCTCCTATCCGTGTAGAGCTTGCTCAGTACCGTGAGCTTGCTGCTTTCGCACAGTTTGGTTCAGAGCTTGATGCAGATACAGCTGAAAAGCTTGCTCAAGGTGAAAGAATCAAAGAGATGTTGAAGCAGCCACAGTATGCTCCAATGCCAGTAGAGTATCAGATTATGATTATCTATGCTGCTACTAAGAAATATTTGCTTGATATTCCAACAGCAGACATTCAGGCTTTTGAGAAGGCTCTGTTTGATTTGGTTGATACCAAGTATCCAGAAGTTCCAGAGGCTATTAGAAGCACTAAGGTCCTCGAGGACGACATGGAAAAGAAGCTAATTTCGGCTATCGAGGAGTGTAAAAAGACCTACAACAAGTAA